TCTGCAGAAACCTCGGCAAACCTGCGAAACATTTCCATAACGCCACAGTATTTGTCAACCGACAGATCTACGGCTTTTTGAAGCTTTTTCTCGTCGAGTTCTTTCCCGTAAAAATGATATTCCAGATGTACTTTGTGGTAGTACTTGGGGTGTTCATCTGTAAGTTCAGCAAAAATTTCTATATGGAACTTATCAACTTTCAATTTCATTTTGTCGATCAGGGAGACCACGTCTAAACCAGAACAGCCTGCCAGGGAAGAGAGCATCAATGCCTTTGGCCTGTACCCATTCCCTTCACCCCCATCTTCTGGTCCTGCGTCAATCGTTAAATCAAGGCCTGAAGGATTATTACTTTCGAAGGCCATCTTCCCTGTCCATTTGGTACTTATATGGTTTGTCATGCACTGTTTTTTTCGTTTCTTGTAATATCAAAATTACAACAATAACCCTTAATTTAATTTATGCCACTG
This DNA window, taken from Muriicola soli, encodes the following:
- a CDS encoding OsmC family protein — encoded protein: MTNHISTKWTGKMAFESNNPSGLDLTIDAGPEDGGEGNGYRPKALMLSSLAGCSGLDVVSLIDKMKLKVDKFHIEIFAELTDEHPKYYHKVHLEYHFYGKELDEKKLQKAVDLSVDKYCGVMEMFRRFAEVSAENIYHSG